TGAAGCTAAGTCATTTTTTGCAACAGCACTACCAGAAGTAAGCATCATCACTGCCACTGCCGAAGCTAAGTATTTAAGTTTCATGTGTTCGATCCTTTATGTGTGTTTTCTTATATCTCGTTTGTTGAGAGCAAGATTACTCACTAAGGGGTATTAAAACTTAGATCTTTATCATATTTAAGTTTCAGTTAAGTTTTTATGAAAACGTGTTCAATTCTCCTTAAACATCAACATAAAACAAACAGCTGTGACACATGTTCATTTTATCCAAATTTAAAATTACTACGATATAAAACATGAAATCTAAATAGTTTTTTTAAGTTTATACATTTCGTCAAATATATAAATTTAATTTTCTTATCACGAAGATAACTATTTATAAGAATAGAAGTAAAACAATAATAATTTCTATTAAAACATAATAACTACTATTTAATTTACTATTAAAAACATGGGATTGAACATGAAAAAAACATTACTTTCTTTAACTGTGGTTGCGCTCCTTTCAGCCAACTCACACTCAGTATTAGCAGAGTCACCGCAATTTTATGGCCGTTTAGAAATGGCTGTAACGAATTCAGACAATGGCTCTACTACTCAGAATGGTAAGTCTGGCACCGTATTAGAAAATAACTTTTCAAGACTAGGTCTTCACGGAAGTGAAACAATTGCTAAAAATATTGATGTGCTTTACCGAGTCGAAGTACAAGTTAATTCTGCAACAAACGAAGGCAGTGATGACGTCTTTAAACCAAGAAATACCTACTTAGGATTAAAAACTCAGGCGGGTACGGTTTTAGTAGGCCGTAATGACACCGTAATGAAAACCTCTAAGGGTACAGCTGAAGCGTTTGCCTTAACTAACGCAGCTTATAATCGTATGATTGCTGGTCAAGTCCGTAAAGGTGATGGCTTCACGTATTACTCGCCTAAATTTGCCGATTTAATTACCTTAAACGCCACCTACTTGATTGATGATAATTACGCTGAATACGACGACGATGGTATACGTACTGATTATGACGAAAAGCAATATGCTGTCAGCATTATTGCGGGTGATAAAAAACTAAAGAAACAATCTTATTACCTCGCTGCAGCATATAACACAATCGGTGGAGTAGATGCATATCGCGGTGTGGCTCAAGTAAAAATTGGCAGCCTTAAACTAGGCGGTTTATTTCAAAATACAGAAAGTCAGGAATACAGTTACAAGGAAGGTAACTCTTATTTTCTAAGTGCTGTTTATAATTTAAATGGCGTTAATTTAAAAGCTGAAATTGGCAAAGATGAAGCTGGCTTTGGTAAATATTTTAAAAATAGTGCAGCTTCCTCGAGTGAATACAACCGCGCAACTGATGTCGACATTACTTCATTTGTGATTGGTGCAGATTACCGCATTTCAAAGTCCACTAAAGTATTTGCGCATTATGCTAAATATGAAGGCGAATATAGAGTTGAAAATGCTGGTCCTGTGATCGATTTAGATGAAGATAATATTTTCAGCGTAGGGGTTCGATACGACTTTTAAGCAGTTAACGGGTGTTAGTGATTATCAATATCGCTAACACCTACTTTGCAAGGTTAAAACTTTTATAAAAAACATGAGCAGCGTTCCAAAAAATACAACCTAAACAATGATTTTAACGTTGTTTATTCATATTTAGCTATAATCTCATACATCATTTTTAAAGTAACCTTACCTAATGAAAATCACGCTTAAACAACTGACTATTTTTAAAGCGATACATGACAATGGACAGATATCCAAAGCTGCACAGCAGCTTCATATGTCGACTCCAGCGGTCAGTATGGCACTAAAGGAATTGGAAAGTTCTTTAGGTACACGATTATTTGAGCGCAGCAGCAATGGATTATCCATTAATGATAACGGCGAAGTCATTCTTCCTTATGCAAATGAAATGCTGTCGAAAGGGACTCAGTTGGAACAGATGTTTGCCGAACGAAATGCTGTAGGTGGCACCATAAAAATTGGCAGTAGTAAAACGGCTGGAAACTATATTTTATCTCGTAAAATTCCGCAGTTTAAAAAGCTACACCCGTTAGTTGATATAAAACTTGTGATTAATAACAGTTTAACCATTGAAAAAATGGTTTCTGAGAAAGAGTTAGATTTAGGCTTTGTGGATGCAAAACCGGGGCTCAACAACTTACAATATGACCAATGGATTAAGGATAAAATTTGTCTGGTAACGAGTTGTGATAACCCAATACTCGAAGAAACTATTACACCTAAGCTTCTGTCTGAGCAATTATGGGTAATGGATTCGACCTTGTCAGTGTCAAGGCTACGTAATACTCAGTTATTAAGAAGTGCTAAAATCACTATCAATAACGAGTTATCAATGAATACCATGGGCGCGATTAAACGCGCAATTGGAACTGGGATTGGTGTTAGTGTCTTGCCTTATCTTGCCGTTAAAGAAGAAATACGACGAGGTGAAATTGTAGAATTACAATTGCCTGGTTGGGATTTTAATCGTAATTATTGGTCCATCAGGCGAAATGATGAATCACTATCCTCATTATTAGAAGAGTTCATGCGTTTCTGTAACGCATAGCGACATTCTTAAAATACATTAAGGTAGCCAGAAAGTAATGATCAATCAAGATCCTGTCATATTTGGCTTACTTAGCACCATAATTGGTTTGGTTTTTTATACCAGTCAATCATCTCATCCGCTGCTAAAACAAATATACCGTTTTGTGCCAGTTATGGTCATGTGCTACGTGCTGCCCTCACTATTAAATACATTCAATATTGTTGATGCTAGTAATAGTGAATTAAACACCATCACTTCAAAATATTTAATGCCCGCTTGCTTAACATTGTTAATTATTAGCGTGGATATTAAATCGATACTGTTACTGGGACCTAAAATAATAATCTTATTTTTACTCGGTAGTATTGGCGTTATTATTGGCGGACCACTCACATTATTACTTTTCTCAAAGATCATTCCTGAAAGTATTAACTGGCTGGGCGCCGATGCAACTTGGAAAGGGATGGCAACATTGGCCGGCAACTGGGTAGGCGGCACAGCTAACCAAATTGCGATGAAAGAAATCTACCAAGTTGAAGAAAACCTTTTCGCGATTATGATTTCAGTTAACGTTATCTATTCAGCAATATGGATGTCATTTTTATTGATTTGCGCTAACAACGCCGCTTTTATTGATAAAAAAATCAATGCTGACACCAGTCAGTTTAATCAGCTGATAACCATTACAGAAAAGCGAGTAACCGCTAACCAAGCTAAGCCAACCCTTAATGATTATATGATGATGTTTGCCGTGGCCTTTGGTGTCACAGGGTTTGCACATTGGGGTGCTGATATTCTGGCCCCTTTTTTTGCTGATAATTACCCCCAAACAGAGAAATACAGTTTTACATCTCATTTTTTTTGGATAGTGATCATTGTGACAACTGTTAGCATTGTGCTTTCAAACACAAAGGTTAGAGAACTTGAAACTGTTGGAGCGTCAAAAGTCTCCACCATTATGTTGTACTGCTTGATTGCGAATATGGGACTTCAAATGGATCTTACCATGATCGATGATTTCCCAATTTATTTCGCTATCGGGTTTGTTTGGTTAAGCATTCACGCGATGGTTGTGATCATTGCAGGTTTGCTAATGAGAGCACCAGTCGCTTATATGGCGTTAGCAA
This window of the Shewanella goraebulensis genome carries:
- a CDS encoding porin — its product is MKKTLLSLTVVALLSANSHSVLAESPQFYGRLEMAVTNSDNGSTTQNGKSGTVLENNFSRLGLHGSETIAKNIDVLYRVEVQVNSATNEGSDDVFKPRNTYLGLKTQAGTVLVGRNDTVMKTSKGTAEAFALTNAAYNRMIAGQVRKGDGFTYYSPKFADLITLNATYLIDDNYAEYDDDGIRTDYDEKQYAVSIIAGDKKLKKQSYYLAAAYNTIGGVDAYRGVAQVKIGSLKLGGLFQNTESQEYSYKEGNSYFLSAVYNLNGVNLKAEIGKDEAGFGKYFKNSAASSSEYNRATDVDITSFVIGADYRISKSTKVFAHYAKYEGEYRVENAGPVIDLDEDNIFSVGVRYDF
- a CDS encoding LysR family transcriptional regulator, giving the protein MKITLKQLTIFKAIHDNGQISKAAQQLHMSTPAVSMALKELESSLGTRLFERSSNGLSINDNGEVILPYANEMLSKGTQLEQMFAERNAVGGTIKIGSSKTAGNYILSRKIPQFKKLHPLVDIKLVINNSLTIEKMVSEKELDLGFVDAKPGLNNLQYDQWIKDKICLVTSCDNPILEETITPKLLSEQLWVMDSTLSVSRLRNTQLLRSAKITINNELSMNTMGAIKRAIGTGIGVSVLPYLAVKEEIRRGEIVELQLPGWDFNRNYWSIRRNDESLSSLLEEFMRFCNA
- a CDS encoding DUF819 family protein, with amino-acid sequence MINQDPVIFGLLSTIIGLVFYTSQSSHPLLKQIYRFVPVMVMCYVLPSLLNTFNIVDASNSELNTITSKYLMPACLTLLIISVDIKSILLLGPKIIILFLLGSIGVIIGGPLTLLLFSKIIPESINWLGADATWKGMATLAGNWVGGTANQIAMKEIYQVEENLFAIMISVNVIYSAIWMSFLLICANNAAFIDKKINADTSQFNQLITITEKRVTANQAKPTLNDYMMMFAVAFGVTGFAHWGADILAPFFADNYPQTEKYSFTSHFFWIVIIVTTVSIVLSNTKVRELETVGASKVSTIMLYCLIANMGLQMDLTMIDDFPIYFAIGFVWLSIHAMVVIIAGLLMRAPVAYMALASQCCIGGAASSPVVAMAFHRSLAPVAILFSVFGYAWATYMAWICAELMRVTAL